In Cryptomeria japonica chromosome 1, Sugi_1.0, whole genome shotgun sequence, the sequence ACCTAAAGAATCGACTCTATATTCTACAAAAgaaatccacttcatcttctacagaGAGAAATAGCTCAAAGTTGAATAATGTGCTGAGTATCCTCTCCCCTAGAGGGATGTGACCTCATCCAAACCCTATAATTTGTAAATTATGGTTATTAGCCTTTCAGAAAAGAAGAGTAACAATTACCACAGTTGAAGACTGAACATTTAATAATAGCATTCTAATAAGTAATAAAGCAATGGATTCTACAAAAACAATTTTGTGGATTGCTTGAATTTATTGTACAAATTTTAGATTACTAAAACAAAATACATTAAGAAGATACAACACCAATAATATCGAAGAAGTCAAGCGAGCAAAAGAATTTGCTCATGTGAAATGAAATTGAAACCGTAGTCTAAGCTGTTTTTCATCTTCTAAAAGCATTGCCTTCGGTAGCACTGGCAGATCCTTGTAAATAGTGTGTGCGTCTCCTAACACTTTCCTCAATTGTTGAGCTTCCTCCTTTATCTGCACCATACACCCTCTTGTTAGTAACATCCAAGAAATTTTTTCCAGATCCTTTAGCTGCTTCTATAGCTTCACGTGCATCAGCTTCAGATGCCCTTTTCAATCGTTGCCACCTTTGTTCATCATGTAATTCTGCATCCATTTGCATCTCACGTAACCTGGCAGCTTTTTCTTCTTCTGATAACTTGCCTGCCTGATACTTCGGTCGTGATGCAGGCTTGGTATGATCAGGTACAGTAGATGGTTTTTCCTCAGCTGATTGGGAATCTGTACCCCTAGCATGTAAGTCATTTACTCTGTCTTGCTGTGATACAATCTTATTCCTGTGATCTGAAGGTAATTTATTCCTCCAACCATCAGGTGAATGTGCTCTATACCTTACACTGTCTTGTAAAGGTGGTCTGTGCCTTACACTATCCTGCAAAGGTGATCTATGCTGTCTGCCAGAATCTGAAGGTGATCTATGCCTTCCACTATCCTGCAAAGGTGATCTTTGCCTTCTGACATAACCTGAAGGTGATCTGTGCCTTCCACCATCCTGCAAAGGTGATCTATGCCTTCTACCATAATCTGAAGGTGATCGTGATCCACGCCTTTGTGTATGGTGTTGGCTTTTCACATGATCCAAGGGAGATCTTGATCTATGCCTTTCCCCATACTCTGAAGGGGATCGTGATCTATACCTTGATCTATGGGATAGGATTTTCCCATGATTGGGAGATCTTGATCTATGCCTTTCCCCATTCTCTGATGGGGATTGTGCTCTATGATGTCTATAATTTGAAGGTGATCTAGGCTTTTCTTGGTGACATCTCCTTTCTTGTTGTTTTTCGCTGTTTATCAAATGCTCTCTATCTTCAGGAATTTTAATGTTTGAGTTGTATCTTTCCATAGGCTCCATAAGATGATTTCTCTTAATCTTCATATCCTCTTCATTGCTCATGCCCTTGAGCAATTTATTCTCAGAACCACTGCCGATTGACTGTTTATGTGATGTATATTTATGTTGTGTCTTTTTCAATCTGGTAGTAGCATCCATATCAGAGTCAGAGTCACTGCTTGTTTCTCTTTTCTGCTTCTCTTTCTTAcgcttctttttctctgcttttcTCAATCTGTTAGTAGTGTCCATATCAGATTCAGAGTCACTGCTAGGTTCTCTTTTGTGCTTCTCTTTCTTAAGGTTTTTTTTCTCTGCTTTCTTCCTTTCCTTCTCCTCCTTTCTTAGCTTTTTGACATCTAACTGTTTGAATCCACAACAACATTTGTCATATATTAACAATCCTCATAtctaagcaaatctaatctaaattGCAGTTAAAGAGCATCTCAAACCTAACAAAGTACAAGTCAAGAAACAATTTAGAGAGAAAGAAATCATGTACTCAATCAAATAGAAAACGTAATGAGAACATACAGATTTTTTTATCATCTCCATTTTGACAGGATTATTCCTGATTTGAGAAAGAGCTTCTTGCTCCCTCTGACGGATCATCAGCAAAGGGTCTGAGTGCAATTTCCTCCACGTGTCATTTGCTGATGCAGGTTTCTCTACCACAAAAAGGGCTCCTGGAACTGCTGCAAGCTACATTTAATAAAGAAAATGCATTAATACATTTATGCCAGGAACATGTATAAAACTAGTGATATAGAATATAATAACTCCTTCCCACAAATTCTACATGTTGTAAAACGTTGCTCAGAAAGAGTAAGGTGTTTTTAAGAATTTCTTTTGCAGAAAAAAATGATGCAAATTGTTTAAAATATACCAACTTATGATACTGCAAATAAAACTCGAATAGTAATTTCCAAGAAATTGAAACCATATGCTCAGATTCAATCAAGCATTTTCACAATATCATTTCAGATGTGCCCAACTAAAAACAATTCACCAATTCGCATACCCTTAAATATAACAGTGTAATATTCAGGAAATATAACTATGCAATGTCCAAGAAGGCAAGAACTCAACAACAGAGGTGATTCTGGAATAATACATTCTACATACCAATCACATAGCATGTGAAGAATTCCCACTATGCAAAACTGACCCAGAAGTACAGTTTATGCCAGAGGGATGCGGTATTGAGCTCCCACGTGCCTGGTAGTGTATTCAGCTGTATTCAGCAATATGCATGCATTTAGAGGCACAAGCAGTAGCTTCTATCGCTAGCTTCTCGACTCCAGTCTAAGCGCTTTCCCATCCCACTCCAACTTAGTCACGAACTGTTCTGATGTCACATTTGTATCTGATCTCTAGCTCGCGCCCAAATTGGAAAACCACACAGATACTATACAATACTTACCAAGTACACCAGGAATGAACAGAAAATGCTAATGATCACGCTGGCAGAGGCCACATCCTACCACATGATGAAGACACAGGTTTACGTCTGAGATTCTGACGCATTTGTTTAATGCAATAACCTTGAAATGCTTTGATACCTTTCCTTGCCACAGCACATGTATGCATACAACTCCCTTCTAAATTAGGCCCCAAGAAGAACCACCCCAAATTCGGTTTAAGAGGAAACCGTGACAAAAAGGCAAGTCAGccttaataaaattatttaatacttACACTtactaataattttatttatttatttaatagttgcaAATAAGAGCATTGCTCATTGCATCAATGCCAATGAGCCTCCTATGAAGCTTGTTAGATCACCATATTGGCACCTACCAGTTACGTTAATCCTAGGTATCAACAAGTACACAACACCTAATTGGCCAAGGAGAAGGCTCGTGGAGGCATCATTGAGAGCAATCAAAGATACATGACCCAAAATAGAAGTGTCATCATTTCAGATGGATGGGAAGATTGAAAAATAAGCAACTAATCAATGTAATTGCACTGTACTCCAAAGAGGTGATGTTTTTGAAGGTAGTAGATTGTGAGGGTCAAGTAAAGGAAGCAACTTTCATTGTCAATATCCTCATACAATCCATTAAGAAGGTGGACcccaaaaatgttgtccaagttaTAAATGGACAATGTTAAAATTGTAGAGCAATTAGTTTAATAATAGAGTGTACATATGGGTATACTTTTGCCACCGTATACTGTCCACTCATTCAACTTTATATTGCAAAAGATTGGTACAAAGATCAAGTCAATCAAAGAAATTAACACAAAGGTCAAGAAGATTCAAATCAATGTTCCACGGAGTTTCTTGACTGGGGGACGCAGGGATGCGGGGACAGGTTttggggaccaagggcctaaatttggggatggcGAGGGGACGATGGGGGGACGGTGGCAGAGTGGTGGTGGGGGGGATggtgctgatataataaatagaggtgaattgaaatcttTAAGGCAAACTCTGCAAATAACATCTCTGTGAGTGTCCCATGAAAGGCCAACTAGTTTTCATGAAGTTAAAGGTTGGAATTAGTATGTAACGGCATGTGACATATAGCAAGTGACCTAGTGGCATCCCCGCCAAAGGTGGTGGAAGTGGTGGTGCTATGGGGGGACGTTTCCCCCAAGTCCCCAAGTCTCAAAAACGTCCCCCTACAGGAGACGCGAGTTTTTTTGGGAGGGATGCGTCTCCGTGGAGCACTGATTCAAATGCTTGGGAGAAATCGTAATATGTGACAAGCCATCTTCAAGTCCTCCTCCAACTTGGAGTTATTGAAGGTAATTTTACATTTtagtatatttttaattttatttttatttttgatatgtcatctactttttaatctttcaatttgtttaattttttatacCATGTCAGGCTGAAACTCGATTTGCATCGCACAATCATTTTGAGATGACTTGTGAAACAGTGAAAGACATTGAACAAAAAGGTCATTAACACTCTTTGCGGTATGTAGAGTCAATCAAATACAGAGAGACCCATGGATGAAAAGTGGTGAACTCGTGTGAACAATGTTCTGAGTTTCACTATGCTAATCATCAACATGATTAGGTATATTGATACAAATCATTCATGTTGGGATGAAATTTATGATGGCATGAGTTATATCATTGAAAAAATAAAGACCATAATAGAAGCCAAGGAGCATGACCACatacaaacatttttaaaaaaggTGCAAAAAAAACATTGTTGACCATTGTAACAAGATGACCACAGTCTTCTATCTCCTAGGATTCACTTTGCCTCCAAAATCTTATAGCTCAAACTTACTTAATTTCCTAAGGGTGGTGGCACCATATAGAAATAAGAGGTTGTTGGATACAACATTGCATTCAGAAGAAATTCTCAAATGTAAATATACTGAGTATTGCCTTGCGTGAGTTTGGCCACTTCATATTTTCAAAGAATCATGATTTTTGCTGTCTCTGAGACGAGCATAGGAAAGATGCTCATAATGGTGGTATATGCATGGCCAAGGCTCTATTTTATTGCAACCTCTtgcaattaaaattttattttcagTATGCATTTGTTATCtattaagttttttatttttcttttgttgtaaatgtttgtatgcaaattCAATAGGTTACGAAAGCTTCTTCAGCTAAGTGAAATTGGAGTCTATATTCCTTTATCCACTCCATTAAGCACAACCAATTGGATGAGAGAAAAAAACTAAAGATTTAGTCTTTTTTTACTCCAACTTGCAGCCCCTGTCACATTAGAGACCTAATTACAATGAGTGGATGAGGAATTGGGATCTAACTCCTGCATGTGTCGAGTTACAATTCCATAGCTTGTCAACGTTTTTATAGATGAGACAGCTTCTGCATATGACATAAATAGTGGGAGTAACACTGCAATTGATTGTAGTTCAAATGAAAATTGAACTAAATGTTGACTTTTGATGTTCTCAATGAATTGAATATTAATTGTAATTTTTATTTTGTATTGGCATTTGACAAATTAGTAAATCACTAGATTATCATATTGTAAATTTATGAGTATTTTCTTTTTTACCAATTACGAACTATTCAAATGTTTTGTTTATTGGCAATTATGAGCATTATTGTTTTTTCTAACTTTTAATATATGAACCCAGACCCATCCATACCCAACGAAAGAAAAAAATGCTTTACTGGCTTACCCGAACCTGTTCCGATACCAAGACTGACAACTCAGTTTACAACCCTTATAGATCACATGTTTACAAAAGATTCAGTGGTTATGGCATAAGTTACCGGTTGAGATTCAAATTTAAGTATGCCagtacaaaaaaaaaattggggttgGGTTCATTTTGGATTTGtttatacaaaaacatataaaaatcataaatatatacatacgtGCAGCCTGAAACAGGAATTAAGTTCAGAATAGCACATAACATGTTAATAGTGTGAGTTACAATATAGATTACTTAACTATATAAGATCGTATATGTGTATGTGTCCATGTGTAACTTCAAAGAACCCCAAAAATACAGCTATAACCTCAAAAGCAgcaaaaataaatatatgtatgcTGATAAAACCACATACTGCATACATTTAAAGGCTAAATATATGTTAATTTATAAAATGATAATATAAGTAAGTTAAGAATTAAATGCCAAACAATAGCACCTTTAAATTAATGTGACCCACGATTTGAATTTGAAGAACACTTAAAGGTGCTAGAAATTAAAGCACATGTTGTTTTTGATTAacgcaaaaacaggttttgaagggacccaaaaccctttacataaAGATTACAAAAGATATATCAGATACGCACAGTAAAATAGATCAAACCAAAACAACTACAGGACTGAGAACAAGCAGGAAGCATAAAGAGAGAACCCCAATCCAAACAACAGAAAAAAGCCAGCAACATGCCAGCAGAGACACAACAGCACCAGCAAAAAACTAGTCCAGGTTCTTCAGGGTTTCAGCAACTTCAGATTCAAGCTGATGCATTTCTGGGTAGCATCCTTCAGTTCCATGATGTCCTGGGGCAAATTAGTTGCCTTCTTCTTTGTGCTAGCCCACGTACGCTTGCTTGGACCAGAATCTTCTGTGCCCATGTCTTTATCTTTTTCCAAATCAACAAAAGCCCTATCCTTATGAAAGTTTTCCAGCTTCGCCACCAAGGTCACCATGTTGTCAGCTGAAGTTTTCAAAACTTTGTGGCTATGCTCCATAACATTGCGGAGGGCAGTCTCATATTTGCTGATCCTATGTTCAGCTTCCCTAAATTTCTTTTCATACATTTCCTTCATCTTTTGGATGGCTTCCACATTCTTAGACAAACAGTTTGCCATCATCTTCTTCTCATTCTCAATCCACAGAGCCCCGACAGAGGTCCCTTCAGGCATCACTTTCACACCACCAGGAGACAAGGGATCCATCACAGCTGTAATGTCCCCTAGTTAGCTATACCTTTAAAGTTAACCCCAAACTACCCAAGTCTAAAATAATTTAAGTTTAGGGGAGTACCTCTGTTTACTGTTTTCCTGCATATAAAAAACCAGAGAACATATATGTAATGATACTCATAAAACTGAAACACACACTAAAAACTTAAAAAGTATGTTGAATGATGTATGTCTTAATGCATTAATTACCATTAGTAtgagatttattaaataaattcagATTGTTCTATCTGTCAGATACAGTCAgatttgttagataaaatcagattTATAGGCTAGTTACTTTTCTGAGCTATCCAATTCCTCATTACACTAGGGTACgctagttggatagggtgtccaaggAATCCTCCctcctaggcccaagagcagataccatatcccccttggctccatatggcaggtgttaagcatccatcatggagtggcataCCCAGAGAGGTGTCCTATCGCcattccccctcatcacaaccaccccctctcttaagcccaagagcagatgcttcatccctcttggctccatgtggcaggggttaggcatccactatggagtggcgtaCCTAAGAGAGGATCCCTCATATGCAATGAACCAATTATGATATTCCCACTGAAATCATATTTGTTATTCAGCTCAACTAATTGTGATAATCAATTGTATTTGACATAGTTATTATACTTCCATTATACCATATTGCTTAGTGTCTTATATCAGATTGTTAACAGTTCTTTCTGTTAGTATTACCTTAAATCAGAATTATTCATA encodes:
- the LOC131071985 gene encoding uncharacterized protein LOC131071985, coding for MALKFLNKKGWHTGSLRNIENVWKAEQKHEAEQKKLEELRKQIQDEREQSEFRQLQEQAGLVPKQERLEFLYDSGLAVGKGSSDSFALGKPVEPQKIETENELNKLAAVPGALFVVEKPASANDTWRKLHSDPLLMIRQREQEALSQIRNNPVKMEMIKKSLDVKKLRKEEKERKKAEKKNLKKEKHKREPSSDSESDMDTTNRLRKAEKKKRKKEKQKRETSSDSDSDMDATTRLKKTQHKYTSHKQSIGSGSENKLLKGMSNEEDMKIKRNHLMEPMERYNSNIKIPEDREHLINSEKQQERRCHQEKPRSPSNYRHHRAQSPSENGERHRSRSPNHGKILSHRSRYRSRSPSEYGERHRSRSPLDHVKSQHHTQRRGSRSPSDYGRRHRSPLQDGGRHRSPSGYVRRQRSPLQDSGRHRSPSDSGRQHRSPLQDSVRHRPPLQDSVRYRAHSPDGWRNKLPSDHRNKIVSQQDRVNDLHARGTDSQSAEEKPSTVPDHTKPASRPKYQAGKLSEEEKAARLREMQMDAELHDEQRWQRLKRASEADAREAIEAAKGSGKNFLDVTNKRVYGADKGGSSTIEESVRRRTHYLQGSASATEGNAFRR